In Planctomicrobium piriforme, the genomic window ATTCAGATCACTACTTGCCGGTTGCAGTGTCCAGAAAGGCGCGTCCGGCTGCGGCAACGTCTTCCCGGACCAGACTGCGGAAGATGTTGATACTGATCATCTTTGGACGACTGACCCCGTTGCTGATCTCGACACAATCGGGAACGCCTGCGTCGGAGCTGCGACAGAGTCCGAAAGTGATCGGCTTGCCAGGGGCGCTGGATTGCAGGGCCGCGATTGCCGCCGCTTTGACGGACGCCGGAAGGTTTGTGCCTTTCAATGCATCGATCTGAGTCTGCAGAGCGGTGTCGACACTGGACGGGACAGCGCGAACGCTGGTCGGGTCGAGATTCCATTTCCCCCGGCTATTGGGGTCGCTCTTGCTGGTCTTGTTGGTGGTTGCAGTAGCCATAGGTCTGAACTCCGGTTTGGGTGTGATTCGCCCTGTCTCGTCAGTGTCAGGCGGGCAATCCTGACAGACCGGCCAGCGCGGCCGGTTTCGACTCTATTCCTGTCCGCCGAATGTCCCCTGCTGTGAGGCCCGGCGGGTCGCCTGAGACATTCCCAGCAGTGCGACGTACATTTCGTCGACTTGCTGTTCCCAGCGTTCCCGGTTGGCGGGTTGATAGGTCAGGGTGTGACCCCGTTTGACACGGCTGACAGCGCGGAAGATTGCCAGACCGGGATCGGTTCCGGCATCCATATCGACGATTGCGAAACCGCACGCGTCCTGACAGGCATCGTCGAGGTCTTGCGGCGGGATCGCGTGTTTGAGGCGTTTGCGGATGGCATTGCGGAATCGCGGCCAGTTGATGATCTGACTGGTTGAGTCGACCCCGTCCAGACTGTCGGGTTCAGCGTTCTGGTGTTTCATGTTCTTCTCTCCGGTTTGGGTGTGGCTGATGCGGTTGGCAGCGTCGATGTTACCTATCTAAACGCCTGAAACCCCATGATTCTCTCACTCAATTTGACACGAATTCTTACTGCGCCGGTACTTGCGGCGACGGTCCTGAGTCTCAAGGGAATAGATAAAACTGGCAGCGGCAACGGTTTGCGGAACCATATCGCTTGCGAACCATCGCCAGAACAATTTTTCGGCGCTGAATCCATTACCGCCATTGAAGTTATGTCCGATTGGCGGCGCTGCTGTACTACTCCGATTGCCGCCAGAGGCTGCATCCTGGTGAAGTCATCCAGTGCCGCCAGAGGGCTTATGTGGGCAGAGTCTCAGGGGAATGAGATAGGCTGGTCGGCCGGCTCGAAAATCTTTCGAGATTGGTAGCGTCGGTGCTGCACAAAAAGTGGTTTAGATAGGGCATCACACTCAAACTGTGGAGGGTTGAATGAGCGAAGCGAAGCACACACCCGGGCCGTGGAAATTTGAAGAAGGTGACAGGACACGTGGAATGATGAGCGAGGTCTTCAAGGAAGCAGACCCGCAATTTCGGATTGGTTTCGTCACCTGCGAATCTCACAACTCCCTGCAGCGGGCGGAAGATATCTGCAACGCCTGTTTGATTGCCGCCGCCCCGGAGTTGCTGGAGGCCCTTGTGTCTGCTGCGCAGTTTTGCAGGGCCTGCGAAGAGTCTGGCAGGAGGCCGTTTAATTTGACTCCGCTGAAGCAAATTGAAGCTGCCATCGCCAAGGCCACCGGCGTCCCTCTCGGCTGGACCAGCGTCGAAACCTGATCCCTGCATTCCCTTCCCCTGCCCCTTAACCGGAGACCCCGAATGGACCCGAATGCAACGTGGAGCCTGCTGTCTCACCTGCTGGACAGGGAGATGAGCGGCGATGAGGCGGTGGACGCGATTGGCCTGTGTGAGGGGCTGATCGGCTGGCTGGAGATGGACGGCTTCATGCCGGCGGAGATCTCGCTTGTGATGGGCCGCAGGGCGTTCCTGCGGATGCTGAGGGCCACGCTGGAGTGGCTGCACTGTACCGCGGACGTTTTGGGAGTCTGACGCATGTTTCAGTGGTTCACGGTGGTTGGATATTTCAACGACACTGGTCTGGCTTATGTCGGCCATCACCATTGCCTCGAAAAGGACGCTGCGGCGAGACAGGCGTTCGAGATCAGTGACCAGATGGTCATTGTGGCGATCTTTGAGGGTGAGCAGTGCGATGTCAGCCTCAATGAACACTGCATGACCGGCCCAGAAGACCTCTGATCGAGATGCGGGGCCCTTGTGATCAGGGGCCTCGATTCCCGCTCAGTCCCGTTCCCTTTCGAAGGAGTTTCCCGATGTCGAGTTCCCGCAAATGTTCGTGGTGCGATCGCCAGGCTGTTTACCGCCTGAGTTCGAAGCACCGGGTCGATTACGCCTGCGAGGACCACAACCGCAGTTGGGGCTCGAGCTACGGCGTCGTGACGGCGCTGCACACTCCCCCGGCGCCGGCTGAAGCTGCGTGCGAAGTGGGGGATCAGTTTGGGTATGGGGTGTTTGAGGAATAGACTCCTGCAGTCTCATCGTCACACCCATCCCCCCAGAGGATCGAAGCCGTGCCAAAGAAGATTTGGGAACCGCAGGCGATCTCGGTCGCCGTAAAGCTACATGAAGTTCTTGCAACGATCGAACTGTTGGAACCGAAAGCCAGGCAACACATGGTCGCCTTGCTCGACAAGATCAGCGATGCCGCTCCGCCAGTTTACATTCATGAGAAATACGACCCGCCGTTGGGTATTCGGTGGTCTAAGCAGGAACGGCTGATCTGCAAGGCAATGTCTGAGATTGTCAAAGATCCGCGTAGCCGGACCTGAGTCTCAGGCCAATAAGTAATCGTTGTTGAGCGGCGGCCGTGGTGGTCGCCGTTTTCTGCCCGGTTTCCGGTGACCGCCTTTTTTGATTCACTTCTTTCAGGAGAACTGCCTTGGAGATCAATGGCAGAGAACTGCACATCCGCACGAGATTGAACCGCGACACACGGGTCAGGCTGGCGCTGCGATACCTGCAACTCTTGTGGCCTGACAGCGTCGTGGAACCGTCCGTCAGCGATGACGAGGCGTTCATTTACCAGAGCAAGGAGTCGCAGGAAAGCTGGGATAGACTCGGCCGCACCGACCAGAACGCCCCGCAGATGGTGCAGTTGATCGTCACCCCGGACGGCTTGACGTTCGTCCATGATGGACTGGATGAGGCCGAGATCAGAAACACCTTCGCCAGTAATGCGATTTTCTCCTAAACTCACAGGGCGCTCGACGCCATCAAGGAAGCCGCTCCCATGTTGAAAGCCCTGTCCGTCTTCGAACGCTCGTCCTGCGCGTGTTCCCAGTGCCGCCAGACGTGCCGATCCGGAAAGCCGGGTTGCCTGGCCCCCTCGGACGTCGACCACATTGCGGAATACATCGGCCTCGACGAGGCAAGCGACGAATTCATCCGCAAGAGCTTCCAGGCGTGCGTTGACGGGCCTCGGACCGCTGTGGCAGACTTTCCAGACGGGGAGACGCCAGCTATTCGCCCTCGCGTGCGTAAGGACGGCTCGTGCATCTTCCTGGGGCCGGACGATGAATGCCTGATCCATCCGGTCGCGCCGTTCGAGTGCGGTCGGGTCGATGCCTGTGATCCTGCCAGCGGAGCCGCGGCAATGAAGCGGCTGGGGTCAGAGATTGCCGGGTCGCGGGATTACGTCATGCTGTGGAAGTGGTTGTTGGATCAACAGAATGGAATCACAGCCTGACTGCCGCCAGAAAACAAAAAGAGCCCCGTGCGCCGGACCGCGTATCGGGGCTTTTTTCATGCGCTGCGTTTAGTGAGTTTTATGTCTCGACTTTTTCGTCTCCTCTGGCGGATCTTCCGGAGCAGGCTCATCAGGCTCGGGAGCCACCCGCAGATCTTCGTTGATGTCGATGATCGCGTGCGGATCGTCCAGGGCCTTTGCAGCGTCATTCAGTCGATACTGCTGGGCCATGTTTCGCAGCGCCGTCCGCACGATATTGGCCGGCGAGTCGCCGACCTGCTTGGAGAGTTCGTCGATCGCCACGCTTCCCGCGGAGGAGACGTCGAACTTGGGTTTGTATTCGGGCACGATTGCACGTCCTTTTGGTCAAAGTGAAAAAACGGGTCTGAAACTTCAATCTGTCAGTCAGTGATTGAACCGGAGCGGATCAGTCGTCGTCGTCATCGCCGCCGGCATAGGCGGGGCTCTTGATCTTCTCGGTCTTGAGCTTCGGTTCGTCCTCGACCTTGAGCCACTTGGCCCCTTCGTCGATGCGCACCTGCTTGATGCCGTGTTCCTTCATGATCGAGATGCAGTTCTCCTTGGCGGAGTTCACCAGTTCGGTTGCCCTGTGCTTCGCTCGCAGTCTCTTCATGTATTCGTCCACGGCATCCTGCACGGGGGCGGGAACGTCCTCGACCCAGTCTTCGTCGAGCGGAGGCTGACGGACCACTTCCGCCGCATCTTCCTCCTGGTTGCTTGCTCGCTTCTTCGCCATTCTGGTGTTCCTCTTTCAAAACATGGGTGTGGAGGCCGCCGCAGTAGCAGCCCCAAAGTGAAATTGCGTCTCCTTGACGACGGTCGCCACGGCTTCGCGCTGCTTCTGATTGGTCATTTCAACGGTTCCGACGGCTGCAAGCCCCATTGCAAAGAGCGCCCAGGCGTCGACCTCGTCGTTGCTATCGAAGATGCGTCCGGCCTGCTGCGTGACATGCGCGATCATCATGTCTTTCTGGCCCTTGCCGGCGCTGGTGGTGAACTTCTTGAGCGTCGAAGGGGGGACTTCCAGGATGTACTGGCAGTGATCGACAATGTGCCATCGCAGCACGCCTCCCAGTTCCGCCAACTGTTCCCGGCCGAACTTGGCGCCCATCGCGTAGCCCTCGATCAGAATCAGGTCCGGCTTAATTGAGGCGACGTGCTGATCGATTTCCCCAATCATCCTCTCGATCCGAGTAATCCGACCCCTCACGTCCTTTCCGATGGCGGGGGCAGAGAACCTCCGCATCTGGAACTTGCCGTGCGCGCGACCGCTGCAGATGGCGGTGTTGCTCAAACTCGGGTCGATGCCCATGACGAGGGGATGCGTCACTCGGTTTCTCCTACAGTCTTCACTGGCACACAGTCATGCACAATACCAATCCACCCGCAGTCTAAGCACTTGCTACTGTTGCGGTCCTCGTCGCCGATGCACCCCATGCAGGTTCGCTCATGTCGCGTTCCCACGCATTGAGGGCAGGCCGCGTGAGCAACGTGATATTCAGCCGTCTGCGTCGGTGCTCGGTACGGTTCTGGTTTCGGCTTCGGTAGCCAGATTCCGTTTTGGTTGTTGTAGGTCATTGGTCGCCTTTCAGTGCCTTGTCTGCGATGTGCCAGGTTGCGGAGAACGCCGCCACATTCGGACCGGCAACAGCCACCTGATGTGCGCGGATGTGTTCGAGGGCCAGCTTGTACCGGTCGCGCTCCCCGGTCAGCGCCGCGATGTGTGCCAGCAATGTGCTCACGGCCTTACTGCCATTCCGTCCCATCGGGAATCGCTCGGCAATGGCCTTCAGTTCGTCGTCGGTCAACGCGGAGGGTGGGGTTTCGCTCATTGTTTCAGTGCCTCTCCTCCGGCAGGGGTGATTGCAATTTCATCGTCGGGGTGGTTCTGATTGAAAGGCCGCTCGCGACTTACCCATCCTTTTTCGATGAGCGAGTCAATCGTGCTTCCGCGACAGACCTGCAACTGCTTCCACACTTCCCACGGACCAAAAACTGACAACGCCTCCAGCGCTCGTCTCTGCTCAGGTGTCGGTTTCATCTCTCGCTCTCCGGGGCCGGCTGGTTCTGTTCCTCAATTGCCTCGTCCACGCTCTCATCGAAAGACTCGGGTGCCGCAACGTCGCGGCTGAATTTGCCGTCAGGCCCAGTGAAGTTGGTGCCGTCGATGATTTCCATTAGTACCGAGTAGGTCATCTTCCGCAGCGCCCGATACCGCCGCGCGTCCTCTTTGTCGCTGCGTTTGCTCACGTCCCCTCCCCCCGCTGGGCAGCGATTGCGGCGTCTGCGTTCATTGCTGCGTCGATGGCTTCAATCGGACTGTCGCACCACTCAGTCTGAAACAGCGACTCAGACCCGTTGAGGCACTGAACGGCGTACCCGCAATGAAAGTCGATACCGCGTGAACGGCGTAGTCGAAACTCGTTGGCATACATCCATTCGAATCGTTTCTCCGCAGCCGCCAGCTTCTCCCTAATGAACGACGTTGGTGACTCGGAACTGACAGGCAACATCCCACACTCTTCGGCGATATCGAACAGAGCCTTCGAGAATGCTGCCTGCGTGCCGGGTTCAATGCAGGCCCTCAGCCCCTTCTCCCGTTCTGCGGCGGCGGCGAGTTGCTGCTCAAGACCTTCGATCTTCAGTTCAAGGTCGCATCTGGCAATTCCGAAGTTGATGATATCGTCCTGGATTTCGCGTTCCTTTTCCGCAAGCTGCTGCTTGAGCTTGTTGAGCTTGGCGTCCAGCACAACGCAGATATCACCCCAGTGCGAATCAGGGGACTGCATTCCTGCGATGGCGACGAACTCTTTGCGGTACTTTTCTGCGAAATCGTTGACCTTGTTCAACCGCTCAATCTCCGCCCTCGCCTCGGAAAGTTGCTTGTCAATCTGCCCCTCTCGTTCGATGGCCCGTGGCGTCACACTCAAGTCGAGCAGCTTGACATAGCCAGGCACTTGAATATTGACCGCAAATCGCCCATGCGGTTTATGCGACGAAACGCCGATAACTTGACCTTTCAACGCCTCGCAAATCGCGTCGATCAGCGTTTGGCAATCCGCTGCTTCATCGGTCCACGGCACTGCAATCAGGTCGCAGTCCCGCTTCATTGAGCCGTGCAGCCCGACAGCGTAACCGAGCTTTCTTGCGGCCGACCATATGGCTTGGAAGTCTGGCAGACGTGGGTCGATCCACCCTTCCGCCGGATTGTCGTACATCGGTGGCGCGGTGAAGTTCGGCCATGCGGTTGCCGCAAGCTGCCCCTCCAACTCCGCGAGGCGGGCGGACTGGCCTTGCATTGCCTTGGCTACTGCGCGAGTGGTCGGGTTAATTCGTTCGCTGCTCACGTCGCGCCTCCGCTGGGGGTCTTCAGTTGTTGAATCCATTCAATCCGACTGCGAATCTCGGATTCCAGTTTCGTGTCGGCATATCCAATCGCATCAACCAGCAGCGACGACTCCTTGCAGTAGAGCGTTGCGAACTTATCTGCCGGGTCGATTTCCCACAGGTTGTCGAGCCTGTCGATGAGCTTCATCACCTGCGCGTAGTGCGGTGCCTCAGTGGCATGCCTACGGTCCCACTCCTTGCGTTCTGCTCTGGGCAGGTGGGAACCCTTCGAGGGGTTGGTGAGCCAGCCAACTGCACTGGCGACTTGCGGTCCAAATGCGTCGTGAATGTTGCCGAGAGAGACGTTGCAATCTTCGACGACATCATGGAGCCAAGCGGCGGCAATCAGTTCGTCGGTCGCAATCTTGTGAAGCGTGACCTGACCTGCCACTCGCATTGGGTGTGTGATGTAAGGTCTGCCTGTGTACTTGCGGACCTGACCGTCGTGCATCGTCTTTGCGAATAAAGCTGCTGCCTGTACGAGAACACTCACGCCCCACCCCCTTTCGCGTGCCTGGCGAGAACTGCATCACATCGGTCGTGAATTGCCTGAATCCACTCACATACCTGCTTGAGTCCCTGTTCGTTTCCGTTCTCGCGGTGATGTGCCTTTTGGCTCCCGAGAGCGGCCAAATCGTTGCGAGCCTCAGTCAGCACCTCGACAAGCTCCCGATCCGCCTGCTGCTGGCCTTGGGTGAATCCGTGGCGGACTGATTTCTCAACGGCATCGGCAACTGAAGAGAGCACTGCATAAGAATGCGAGTCTTGATTCCAGCAGACGAAATGAGCAGCGCGAACTGCTCGCTCAACTCCCTTGGCATCACCCCACGGCATCTGCACATTCTCGCTCGCGGTCGGGTCGGTCATCATTTCTTTGCTACCTCCCTCATTAGTTCCTGAATCGATTGCCAGTGCCCGTTTATTAGCCCTGTCACACTGCTTTGAAATTGCGATGCGGCGTCCACTTTCGCCAAAGTACGGCGGGCATCTTGCATGTCTTTGTCGTGTCGGTCGGTTCCGTAAGATCGCACCGCACGGATGGCGTCGTCCTGCGCGACATGGTCCCAGAACGATGCCTGCTTTTGGATGCCTTCAAAGAGTGATAGGCGAATCTTCCACAGGCGGTCGATTGGCGATTCTGGCTTCTCGTTCTTTTCTGGCGGGGCGGTCGGGTCGGTCACTTTGCTTCTCCAATGTTACGCAGGTAAGACGATTCGAGGTTCAGCCAGATTTGAACGCTTGTTCCGAGTCCCTTTGCGATGACTTCGGCGAGGTCTCCAAGCCTGATTCCATATCGATGCTCACAGCCAGGCTCAGCGCAGGCGACGTACATTTCAATCGCCAGTGTGTTCACCGGGTCGCCTTCTGCGAGGTCCGCAGCAGTGATGCCGCGAGCCTCCATTTCGTCCTTCAGGTACTCACCGGGGTGGAAGGCGAATGCTGGGTTGGGTGTCACGTTTCACTCCCCTCGAAAGTCGGTATGCGGGACGGGTCTATTCAAGTCGCCACACTCGAATCACGCCTTCACTCTCAATGTGTCGCGTGGCATACTTTCTCTTCGTCGCGGCCTTTTCGACGCGAAGGCGAGACATGAGGCGATTGCGTATCTTGCTCAGCGGCAAGTCGCCACCACAGGGAACGTCAAAGCAGTCCCCGGCTTCCATCTCTGAGAACGGAAACTCGGACTTCTTTGCTTTGGAATATGGGATGTCTTTTTTGATTTCGTACATTGTCGTGATGCCAGTTGGTTGTCAGTTTCAGTGAATCGGAGGTCTGCGGGACGGGTCAGGCGTTGTCTTTGGACTGACCTGTTATTGCTTCTCGGATGTGCCTGAGTGTTTCACTAATGAACACGAAATACAGCCAACCGATTGCCAGGCACTTGAATCCGAGGTCAAGCTGCGTGTAGGCCAGCATTGAGGAATATAGTTCCCAGCACACTATCGCGAGGCCGCCCCATGCCAGTAGGTGAAAAGTCACTCGCTTCACTTCGACACCGTTCCTTCCAGTTCCCGTTCCAACACCTCAACCCCCGCTCGCTTCACGTTCTCGGTCAGGTCGCCTTCAACGCTTCCAGTGCCTCGACAGCAGCGAGCTTCGCCTGCTCACCAAACTCTTCGTAGCTGCATTCGTGCCACTTGCGGTCGGGTGCTTCCGTCAACCGCCACTCGACGTGATCGGTGTTGAACTCCACTTCCAGCCAGCAGCCGGTGTGCGGTCGATGCTCTTGGATTTTGCGGCCGGTCTGCTGGATGAGTTCCATTGTTTCCAGGGACGCGGCTGGCTCGCGGTAGGATGCGACG contains:
- a CDS encoding helix-turn-helix domain-containing protein, translated to MKPTPEQRRALEALSVFGPWEVWKQLQVCRGSTIDSLIEKGWVSRERPFNQNHPDDEIAITPAGGEALKQ
- a CDS encoding HD domain-containing protein; the protein is MSVLVQAAALFAKTMHDGQVRKYTGRPYITHPMRVAGQVTLHKIATDELIAAAWLHDVVEDCNVSLGNIHDAFGPQVASAVGWLTNPSKGSHLPRAERKEWDRRHATEAPHYAQVMKLIDRLDNLWEIDPADKFATLYCKESSLLVDAIGYADTKLESEIRSRIEWIQQLKTPSGGAT
- a CDS encoding helix-turn-helix transcriptional regulator is translated as MTPNPAFAFHPGEYLKDEMEARGITAADLAEGDPVNTLAIEMYVACAEPGCEHRYGIRLGDLAEVIAKGLGTSVQIWLNLESSYLRNIGEAK